In Gopherus evgoodei ecotype Sinaloan lineage chromosome 7, rGopEvg1_v1.p, whole genome shotgun sequence, the sequence GGTGGGCTGAGCTAGCAAGGGGTCATGATtgaggggcatgggcagagctgtAGGGGTGGGAAgcctagggctgggctagcaaggggctgtaggtcaggattgaggggcaggggcagagctgggtgggtggggagcccaggactgggctagcaaggggctgtgggtcaggattgaggggcaggggcagagctgggggggtggggagcccagggctgggctagcaggaggcTGTAGGTCGGCATTGAGACCCATCAGAGAACAGGACGAGGGAATATGTGGGGGATTCCCTTCCTGGCTCGGGGGCCTGTCCCCCCTCCCTGGAGAGTGTGCAGAGCTGTCACTCTAGTTCCCAGCACCAGTGAATGGGCCCAGCTGTGCCGGTGCTGGCATTGCCCACAGAGACGTGCTGCACTTCATgaccaggcttcagccctgggaaaAAGGGAAGGGGTGGATCCTGGCAGAGCCAGCACCTGCCTGTGTGAGCCACATGTAAGAACCCAGctccgctgcccctccctcaCAGCCTGTGCCCAAGAACAGGCTTCCTAGGTAtcagcaggaggggcagggatcaGGGCACATCATGCACCTATGAGGGGGAAGAGTGCAAGGGTGAGAGCTCCAGGGCTCCATCCCCGCTCTCAGAGGGGAGTGacgtctagtgggttagagctggTGGGAGCTGGGAGTCGagactcctggggtctctccccaactctgggaggggagtggtgtctagtggttagagcaggaggggcggAAGCCAGGACACCAGGCTCACAGCTCTGCCTGTGCCACCTTGGCCTGTTCTCCCCCTGTATGTGCCAggtgcccagcctgcctcatctGCCCTCAGCTTCTCCAGGTGCTGAAATGGCTCCAATTTCAGCAAAATGTGGGGCTAAACCTGACTGCTACATATTTGCACAGAGGAGGCAGGGTGCCCTTGCCACCCAgcaatggaaactgaggcacacagatgGGGGAAGGATGGCCCAGTCTCACATGGGTGGAGGTAGGGCTAGaatccaggagttctgactcctaggccccctgctctaaccactcaacCCCACTCTGTGGTTCTGATGTGTTGATTCCAGCTGGATAAACTCCCAGAATCCAATGGCTGGTCAGGAGGGGGATCTGAGGGCAAGCCTCTGCCCTCCCACACAGGCCATGGCCtcagggagcctgggggtggTGGAGGTACGGCCTCTGGCTGATAAGGAACTGCGCAGCCTGGCAGAAGGCCGATAGCTGAGCACTCACTGCCAATCCCTTATCAGTCCATGGCTGTGGCCTCCTGCTCTGGTGCACGTAAGCTGCTTGGGACAGGgccggggtgggggcagggccatagGCAGGGGGTGCCATAAGGATCTGAGGTCCAAAAGCAAGGAGTCaggaatcctcagctggtggggTCTGACTCCAGAAACAGTGCAGCCTGGACACCAGGGGCACAAGCCAGGCAGGGGACAGGATCTTGGATGCCAGGGTCTCACACAAGGCTGGAGGGGTGCTGTTGCCCTGACACTGGAGCCTCAAGCCAGACTGGGGTTCcaagccaggctgggggcagggcagctcgGATGCCAGGGTCCCAAGGCAGGATGGGAAGGTGTGAGGCagatgcagggagctggggaggcagggctgcttATTTGTCCTGCACCCGCTTGTTTGTCCTGCACCCGCTGCCCCCAGACTTTGCCCCCACCCAGAAGCTCCAGGaaatggcagggggaggggtggaggggcgACTTTGACCCCAGAGGCACTAAGTGCAAGCTGAGACATaaacaccccccagccctcccagcaTCCCACATGAGCAGGAGGGCAGCGCGAGAGATGGCACCATGCCCCATTGGgggaggactgggagccaggactcctgagttttatcttggctctgggaggggagcagagtcTAGTGTTTGGGGACCCAGGACTCCCAGGTTCTATCCAGGTCTCAGGAAGGGGTTGAAGACTGCCAGGGCACTGGGCTttccccccactgctcctgcccagctgATTTCTATTCTGGTCGTACTTTggtcccagtcagagccctcaggAAAGTCAATATTTGGAGAGTCCCGAGGGGGGCTTGGCTGGCTCCCCAGGCAGCCCCCCCTCACTGCCCTGAGACACAACCCTCCAGCCCCTGGCCAAGACCAGTGGGGAAATGAGCCAGGGTCTTGGCATTGGCACTGCTGCAGAGTGTACTCCATGCTGGGCAAGCAAGGGTACCACGCAGCTGGCAAGACACAGAAATACTGGGCTACCCTCCACCCCaattgtgcctctgtttctcagtcctgacccacagccccttgctaacccagccctgctccctcccccagctctgcttgtGCCCTGTGATCCTGACTCACAGCaccctgctaacccagccctgggctccccaacctACACATCACTCACCTCGCAAGGCAAGACCCATGGGTGAGGAGGAGAGGGCTCAAGAACCTTGGGATCAAAAACAAAGGGGTCTGGGGCAACAGCCCTGGGCAAGTGGAAGAGGTCTCAAGCCAAAGGAGCCCAAACACCAGTGTCTGAAGCCAGGACAGAGGTGTCATGACTCGGATGCCAGGGTCCAAAGCCAGGATGGTGTCATGGCTTGGGTGCCCAAAAGCCAGGACAGGGGTATCATGACCTGGGTGCCAGGGTCTGAATTCAGGTTGGGGTTGGTGCAGCCCAGACATCAGGGTCTCCAGCAATACCTAGGGCTAGGGGCGGGTTGTGTTTGGCTTATGTCACTCTAGTTTGCAACTGGCACATAGCTATGGcaggagactcatagactctaggactggaagggaccttgagaggtcatcgagtccagtcccctgccctcatggcaggaccaaatactgtctagaccatccctaatagacatttatctaacctactcttaaatatctccagagatggagattccacaacttccctaggcaatctattccagtgtttaactaccctgacagttaggaactttttcctaatgtccaacctaaacctcccttgctgcagtttaagcccattggttcttgttctatcattggaggctaaggtgaacaagttttctccctcctcctgatgacacccttttagatacctgaaaactgctatcatgtcccctctcagtcttctcttttccaaactaaacaaacccaattccttcagccttccttcataggtcatgttctcaagacctttaatcattctcgttgctcttctctggaccctctccagtttctccacatctttcttgaaatgcggtgcccagaactggacacaatactccagttgaggcctaaccagcgcagagtaaagcggaagaatgacttcttgtgtcttgtttacaacatacctgttaatgcatcccagaatcacatttgctttttttgcaacagtatcacactgttgactcattaagtttgtggtccactatgacccctagatctctttctgccatactccttcctagacagtctcctcccattctgtatgtgtgaaactgattgttccttcctaagtggagcactttgcatttatctttattgaacttcatcctgtttacctcagaccatttctccagtttgtccagatcattttgaattttgaccctgtcctccaaagcagttgcaatccctcccagtttggtatcgtccgcaaacttaataagcgtactttctatgccaacatctaaatcgttgatgaagatattgaacagagccggtcccaaaacagacccctgcggaaccccacttgttatacctttccagcaggattgggagccattaataactactctctgagtacggttatccagccagttatgcacccaccttatagtagccccatctaaattgcactttcctagtttatctataagaatatcaggcgagaccgtatcaaatgccttactaaagtctaggtatatcgcatccaccgcttctcccttatccacaaggcttgttatcctatcaaagaatgctatcagattagtttgacacgatttgttctttacaaatccatgctggctattccctatcaccttaccaccttccaagtgtttgcagatgatttctttaattatctgctccattatcttccctggcacagaagttaaactaactggtctgtagtttcctgtgttgtttttatttccctttttatagatgggcactatatttgcccccttccagtcttctggaatctcccccgtctcccatgatttcccaaagataatagctagaggctcagatacctcctctattaactccttgagtattctaggatgcatttcatcaggccctggtgacttgcaggcatctaacttttctaagtgattttttacttgctctttttttattttatcttctaaacctaccctcttcccgtaagcattcactatgttagacattccttcagacttctcagtgaagaccgaaacaaagaagtcattaagcatctctgccatttccaagtctcccgttactgtttccccctcctcactgagcagtgggcctaccctgtccttggtcttcctcttgcttctaatgtattgataaaaagtcttcttgtttccctttattcccatagctagtttgagctcattttgtgcctttgcctttctaatcttgcctctgcattcctgtgttatttgcctatattcgtcctttgtaatctgacctagtttccattttttatatgacgcctttttattttgtaggtcacgcaagatctcgtggttaagccaaggtggtcttttgccacattttctatctttcctaaccatcagaatagcttgcttttgggcccttaatagcgtccctttgaaaaactgccagctctcctcagttgtttttcccctcagtcttgattcccttgggaccttacctatcagctctctgagcttaccaaaatccgccttcctgaaatccattgtctctattttgctgtactcccttctacccttccttagaattgcaaactctatgatttcatgatcactttcatccaaacttccttctactttcaaattctcagcgagttcctccctatttgttaaaatcaagtctagaacagctttccccctagtagctttttcaactttctgaaataaaaagttgtctgcaatgcagtccaggaacttattggatagtctgtgccctgctgtgttattttcccatttTCATCTAATCAACTCATCTTCTGTCCAAATGCCCCCTGGGATTCCAGGGGCGAGGGAGCAGCACagccctgtgggccccaacaATGCCAGGGACGGAGCTGGATGGTGATGTTAACCCCTTTGTGTCAGGCACCTCTGAGGGCAATAATGAGACCCCCTTGCCCTCATCTTACCACCCCAGGCAGCCACCCCTCACTGCCTGGGCACTGAGTGAATGGTGCCAACAGCCTCCCCCTGGCAGGGGAAGCATTAAATCCATCCCTGTCACACCTGCAACCCAGCAAGCCAGGTGGGCACTTGGCACTagaaaaggaaagggaaagagtAAGGGGGGCACCCTCCCACCAGGCCTGCTCCCTCCAACGTTATCGTGGGGCACTGGCATCCCCTAGTGGGCATAATGGGCATGGCCCTGTGAGGAAGGTGTCATTTCTCCTCTGGCCCTGGGATAGATTGAGGGGGTGAGCCCCAAGAAATGTGTGGGGTGAGGGAGTCAGGAATGGGGTCTTGGGGGATCGTAGGAGCTGGGGCATATCCTGGGAGATACTGATGGATGCCAGGGGTCACTATAGAtgggggcacagagcaggggaatGGCTGGGCCAAGACAGGGGCATGGGGTTGTTGGGGGAGCTCTGGGACTGGGGGGGGGTCACCATGAgctagtggggtcctggggtcAGTGatgggcactggggtgggggtgggggggtcacatgGAGTCAGGGGTCACATGGGGTGAAAGGGCCACATAAGGTTATCTGAGGTCACAGAACACCGCCCTGGGGGATGAACCACGCCCCCCATGGACGCCATTTTGCGCCGGCAGCAGCCAGACCGGAAGTACCCTTGCCTCTGGTCACGTGACACAGCTGCTTTGGTCATGTGATGGGGAAGATGGCGACCCCCAGGGCGGGTTCGGGACCTGGCCAATCAGGAAGTGGGAGCTGCTGGCGGCTGCGCAGAGGGGTTTGGAGCGGGGTCTGGCGAGGAGGTGAGAGCCGGGGATGGGGGGCCCCGAGGgagcccaggggaaggggggtCCAGCGAGAGGGGCGAGGGGCCCGGAGAGGGAAGGCCCGGGTCATGGGGAGGCTAAGCCCGGGGCAGAGAGGACCCAGGAGCCTGGGGGTGCAGTGAGAGGGGAGTCCCAGGGTCACGGGGGATTGAGGGGGGCCGAGCTAGGGGCTGTGGGGACCCAGGAGCCGGGGGGTGCAGTGAGAGGGGAGTCCCAGGGTCACGGGGGATTGAGGGGGGCCGAACTAGGGGCTGTGGGGACGCAGGAGCCTGGGGGTGCAGTGAGGGGGGAGTCCCAAGGTCATGGGGGATTGAGGGGGGCCGAGCTGGGGGCTGTGGAGACCCAGGAGCCTGGGGGTGCAGTGAGAGGGGAGTCCCAGGGTCACGGGGGATTGAGGGGGGCCGAACTAGGGGCTGTGGGGACCCAGGAGCCTGGGGGTGCAGTGAGAGGGGAGTCCCAAGGTCATGGGGGATTGAGGGGGGCCGAGCTAGGGGCTGTGGAGACCCAGGAGCCTGGAGGTCCAGTGAGGGGGGAGTTCCGAGGTCATGGGGGATTGAGGGGGGCCGAGCTAGGGGCTGTGGAGACCCAGGAGCCTGGGGGTGCAGTGAGGGGGGAGTCCCAGGTTCCCAGGGGATTGAGGGGGGCTGAgctaggggctgtgggaagtcaGGAGTCTTTGAGGCAAATGGGGCCTAAGTGGGATCCACCCCTGAGAAAAGGGCCACAGAGGGTCCTGGTGGGGGGTGGCCAGGGAGAGGCAATCTGGATCCATagggagtggaggcagggggcccgggaaggggggcagggccctgttGAGGTCTGGGTGCCCCGCAGGCATATCAAGGGCTCCCCAGCAACTGGGTTGCCTCTCTGGGGTGCCCAGGGCAGATGGGCATCGAGGGGAACccgtggtggaggaggggagagcaCCACAAATCCTGACCAGGTGTGGATCCCCAGGGAGAAGCCGGCTCCTGCTAGAGAGCCTGGGGACATCTGGGTGCACAAGGTGAGGGACCCCGGAGGAGCTGGGGAGATGTGGGTCTGGGCCTGGGAGGCCACAAAGAGCGAGAAGGACCAAGGGGAGGCCAGTGTGTGGACCCTCCAGAAAGCAGGGGACAGGAGAgttgggcagggagaggggaggcacAAGGCACCCTAAATGGGCAAAGATAATGTGCATCACATGGGGCCTGATATTGGGGGGAACTGCAAACACACACTGGCAGGGGAGCAGATATCAcgtggggttggaatggggggcaCAGGTGGGGAGACCCCACTGATGCACATTGggtgggtgggaatggggggcacaGATGGGGAGACCCCACTGAGGCACATTGGGTGGGTGGGAATGGggatacagatggggaaatcacATAGGGGAGAGCTAGAATAGGGGGTGCAGGTGTGGAGACCCCACCGTCCGTTGGTGGACGTTGGGAGACCCCACCGTCCATGAGATTCTCTGGCTGGCACACCAGAGGGCAGTGGTGTCTGGTGCTACTAGGGCAGGGAGCGGAGGAGACGCTCCTTCAGCTGGAGGACAGGTAAGTGGGGCGTCCAGAGGCTCCCAGGCCTGGACGGGGGGGGCTCTGGACGGATGGACTTCATGCCGCTGCATGCCTAGGGTAGGATCTGGAGGGGTGGGTAGCAGTATGAAGGACCAGTGGAGGACTTAAAATATTTACAGCATGTTACTTTGTGTTtgagttggggtgggagggggcatggggtgtGCAGAGGATTGGTTGAGGCCCAGAGAATGGGATGGCGGCACCTTGCTCTCTAGGGGATGCTGGCTCTGAATTGGCCCCAGGGCAAGAGTACTGGCTGGCTTGGGGACAGAGTAGGATATGGGGACTTTCCTCTCTAGGGGGGCTGGCTCTAATCCAGCTGCAGGGGGGGattggctgggactgagggtgtCTCTCTTGGTTTACTCCCACTAACCAGGTTCTCATTGCATGTCCTTCCAGGATGCAGTCAAGCCAGGCCACAGTGCTGCTCACGCTCTGCCTGTGGGCACTTTGCCATCCAGCGCTGGGCACTGAAGGCAAGAGAAAGCTGCAGATTGGTGTCAAGAAGCGGGTAGAGAACTGTCCCATCAAATCCCGCAAGGGAGATGTGCTGCACATGCATTACACCGTGAGTGCAGCCCCATGGAAGTGCCAACCAGCTAGGGCCTGGGGGTCTGTATGCCAGCAGGCACCGGAGGCATCAGCTAGCCAGAGCCTGAAGTTCTGGGGCCAAAGGGAGATCTAGTCAGCTGATGTCCCTGGTGCCCCATTAATGCAGGGAAAGGGAGGGCACAAGTATTTGCCTGTAGCTCCTGGGGCAATGTTTGTGTGTTGGGAGATGGGagtctctggctggggcaggcccctccatctcaccccctcctttcccacaggGCAAGCTAGAAGATGGGACCGAGTTTGACAGCAGCATCCCACGTGACCAGCCCTTCATCTTCTCGCTGGGGACGGGCCAAGTCATCAAAGGCTGGGACCAAGGCCTGCTTGGGTAAAGGCCTGCCCTGCAagttgagggagggggtgttcaGAGAACAGTCCCCCCACATTAAGCCTGGGCTTGGCTCAAGCTGTGGCTGGAATCACAGAGTGagggacccaggcatccagctTGTGGTAGGGCTCGTGGTACCTCCCCCTCCTCTGGTGTTAATCACGTTTATTACAGTAGCCCCCAAGGACCCTCCGCTGTCCCAGGCACTGCACAGTCAGGAccggctgcagccctgctcccccaagtTCCCACTTGACCAGTGGAGGGGGGAAACAGCTCCTGTTCCGAGCCTGGGCATGGTTTTGCAGAGCGATTCTTGCCCCAGCCTTTGTACAGACTTAGAGCAT encodes:
- the FKBP2 gene encoding peptidyl-prolyl cis-trans isomerase FKBP2 isoform X3, with protein sequence MAVASCSGARRSRLLLESLGTSGCTRMQSSQATVLLTLCLWALCHPALGTEGKRKLQIGVKKRVENCPIKSRKGDVLHMHYTGKLEDGTEFDSSIPRDQPFIFSLGTGQVIKGWDQGLLGMCEGEKRKLVIPSELGYGDRGAPPKIPGSATLIFEVELLKIERRPEL
- the FKBP2 gene encoding peptidyl-prolyl cis-trans isomerase FKBP2 isoform X1, encoding MGKMATPRAGSGPGQSGSGSCWRLRRGVWSGVWRGGRSRLLLESLGTSGCTRMQSSQATVLLTLCLWALCHPALGTEGKRKLQIGVKKRVENCPIKSRKGDVLHMHYTGKLEDGTEFDSSIPRDQPFIFSLGTGQVIKGWDQGLLGMCEGEKRKLVIPSELGYGDRGAPPKIPGSATLIFEVELLKIERRPEL
- the FKBP2 gene encoding peptidyl-prolyl cis-trans isomerase FKBP2 isoform X2; its protein translation is MRFSGWHTRGQWCLVLLGQGAEETLLQLEDRMQSSQATVLLTLCLWALCHPALGTEGKRKLQIGVKKRVENCPIKSRKGDVLHMHYTGKLEDGTEFDSSIPRDQPFIFSLGTGQVIKGWDQGLLGMCEGEKRKLVIPSELGYGDRGAPPKIPGSATLIFEVELLKIERRPEL
- the FKBP2 gene encoding peptidyl-prolyl cis-trans isomerase FKBP2 isoform X4, with the protein product MQSSQATVLLTLCLWALCHPALGTEGKRKLQIGVKKRVENCPIKSRKGDVLHMHYTGKLEDGTEFDSSIPRDQPFIFSLGTGQVIKGWDQGLLGMCEGEKRKLVIPSELGYGDRGAPPKIPGSATLIFEVELLKIERRPEL